TCTCCCTGAAGTCCGTAATCCTCCATATCTTTCAGCGCTGCTTTTTCTTCATCAGCCTTGCGCTTAATTTCCTCCTTGGTATTTGTCACCCATGGATGGTTAGCGAGTATGGTTTCATCAGAGACGATTCCTACGCTGTTCTTGGCATCAGTGATAACTTGAGACTCATTAATGACAATATCCCGATTAAATAGAAAATTGACTGCCTCTTCTGAGAAGTCATTCCCAGTGGTATTGAAGATATGTTTATCAACGAACCACAAAAGTTGCTCAAGCGCTGCTTGGAACTCGTTTTCGATATCGTTAGCGTCCATATCCAGATCAGCATATAAGAATTTTAACGCTTCACCGCTCGGTGCTGTAGCAAATGAATCCGCTTGAGTATCTACCCCACGACCGAATTCATATATATCAGACCGGGTCATCTCCGTATGGAGCTTATAAGCCTCAGTATTGATATTGACATCCATAGTTTCGACATCAGCGCCATCTTCTGCAGTTACCTTAACAGACCTAAAAATCATCAAGTTTCTTCGGAACTCACCAAGATCAGTTCCATCATATCCCTTAAGTTTAAATATACTGTTGGGAATGTCTTCTAAGTTATTGCTGTTATCAGACTTGCTTCTATCATAGTCATCTATCAGCGATTTAAGTAAGCTGATCAGCGGTAACTCGTCCTCATTGTATTTAAAGCAAATGAAAGGGATGCGCTCCCAGTTTAAGGCATGTTCAGCTTTTTCAATCCCGTCTATAGCAGCAAAATGACTGCTGAACTCACCCAATTCCACATCTGGTATCAGTCCGCTTGTTGTCGGTAGAGCTGTACTACCGGTACCGATCACATAGCGGTTAACACCTTTTGAGTGCCAGAATTCAACCTTTTTGATAGTTGTTTTCTTTTTCCCCTCATATGCTTCAACCTCATATACACGGATAATCGCATCCAGTTCGGTATGAGCGGCGTCTTTCCATAGTGGTATAATTTCTTCAGAAGGCAGCTTCTTAAACCGGAAACGGCCTTCTTCGTCGTAATAAACATGCAACCAAGCGCGGCCCTTCTTGCTACTTTCTTTCAACAAGCTTTTTAAGAGTCGCTTAAACCCTTTATCAAATATTCCTGTCAAAAGTTCATCATAAACTTTGTTCTTGGTCTGTATGCTCATTTCCTTACTCAGCAGATAGCCTGCTTTCTGGTCAATAAGCTTCCGCAAGAATCCATGGACGATCTTGTTATTAGCTAGGTTTTTAGCTTCTATTAGCGCCCCGCCTTCTCCAATGGTCATTCGCTTACGTTCTAAGATATCAGCCTTATTCCGATAGTAACGTTCACCAGCAAGCATGTCCTTTCGATCCTGAGATGATAACCAATCATCTATTTCTTGCTTAATGATCTCCTCGTCTGTCATAGCGGATGCCGCGCCCTTTTCAATGATTCGGATAACCTCTTCTGTTGTGCTCAATTAGTTTCCTCCTCTCCTATTAATCAAATGAGAATGAAGCCGGACGCATCACAATAGTGTTCACGAAATAGCGGTCACCGTCCATTTGGTGGTCATTCTGCTTTATGGGCTTCTCATCTCCCCGGTCAGCTGCGTTCTCATCCCATATATAGGAAGAGAATTCCCGGAAGGTTTCCTTGCAGCAGTCATTATAGAGAATCTTCCCGGTCTTTAAAGCGGAAGCGACATTAAGAATCCCTTCAATAACATCGTTTTTTGCTTTTTTTACAATGAACTTTCCGTATTTCCTTACCGTAGCTATAAAGCTGGCTGCCGATGGATCCACTATCACACTTTGTATAGGAATGTCCCCGGCAAATTTAACTAAGTCATGGTAATACTCATCATCTGTCTTCTGCTGGCTCCGTTGGCGGCCGTCATAGTGATATTCCTTCACCTTGTACCAGACACCAGAAAAAAGCCCCCACAGCCCGAACGTCATCGGGTTTTGGGTGCCGTAGTCACACGATACATGATATTTACTGTAGCGCCGTTCCTCAGTCTTTACCATGTGCTTCTCACGGTCAAACATGTCGTAAATAACGCCTTCCGCCAATACCCAGAGCCCCAGAATATAGCGTTTATAAAAGATCCCGCTGTACATCCTGCGGTAGCGCTCCTTAACACGTTCTGATAAGGAGAGATTATCGTCCATCGTAAAATGTAGATGGACAGCCTGCTTCATTTCCAACTGATCTAACCATTCCATTTTGAACCAGTGATACGGCCCTGCTGGGTTACAGTTAAACCAGTACTTCGCTCCATCTACTGAACAACGTGCAGTTGCTTGATCTACAAATGACCGTGGCATTAACGCTACTTCATCAAAAAACATACCAGCTAGTGTGATACCTTGTATCAAATCCTGGCTTCGTTCATCCTTACCACCAAACAAATAGAAATCATTGCTTTGTAATCCTCTACTGATGGTTAGATAATTTTCTGCTCTATGATCAACTACAGTGTATCCACGAGAATAAAGCATCTGCTTCAGCGGCCCTATAACGTTTCGTCGTAACGCGCCGATTGTTTTTCCAGCCATACCAATATTCTCACCGTTGAAAGTTTCTGTAGCCCAAGCCACAAACGAAAAAGACATTGATGCTGTTTTACCAGAGCGGACCGCCCCGTCACAGATCAATGCGTCTTTGTCAGCATGAGGACTATTCCCCTGCATCCACCAGGTCAATACTTGTAATTGTTTACGAGAGAATGGCTTCCACTTGAAGGTGGCTATTTTACGCTTCACCTTCATCGGCCCACACCTCCCTCGCATGGCCTTTCAGAGCTTCCATGAATCCATCATCTGGTAAATCATTAGCATCAGGTGGAGTCATACCCTTAATCTCAAGCTGTAATTTCTGAACCCGGAGCTTAGTTTCTTCGTCCATATAACCTAGATACTTTTCCAGTTCCTTCAGTGCTCGCATTTTGTCGTAAAACTTAATACTCACACCATCACGGCCCTGCTTCACTTCACTGATCAGCGTTCCATCTACCTCATAAGCTGATTTGAAATGGACAAAGCTGACTGTTTTCGTGACCGGATCGCCCTCTTCATCATAAGTAGGTCCATCTATACCAATTACTGGCTCTTCCGTTGTACCGAAGTCTACGTAATCAGTAGTATCAGCAAATGCGATTTTAAGGTACTCGGCTATGACCCGGTGGACACTTAAGCCAAGCTCCGCAGTCATTTGTTTCTTCAAGCGCGTGATTTCCGCCTGAATTTCAGGTTTTCTCAAGTTTTCCCATCCTATTGCGTATGCAGCTCGCTTTGAATACCCCGCAGCCATTGCCGCCCGGGTAGCGTTAAAGTCTCGCATATATTCAAGGACAAACATTCTTTGCTTGTCAGTTAGCTCATCTTCTACTTCTGACGGATCTCCTCTAGCCACTTCTTTTTTCTGCTTGTTGGACTTCGGTTTCTTTTGTTGTACAACACTTTTCTTTTCTTTTGGCTGTTGTACAACTTTATTTGTTGATTGTTGTACAACATTCCATTTATCACGCTGCTTCCAGACCGCTACCTTCTTTTCGTCAATGTCCAGTTGCTCGGCTATCTGCCTGTTTGTTATTTCCCCACCGTGTTCACGCCATATTTCTAGTGCGCGGTCCCGGTTTGGATCGCGTGCTCTTGGCATTACATTATCACCACCCCCGGAATGAATTATTATCTTTTTACTTTTATAGACCGATATAGTTTTTATAACAGTAGGAGGATATTAACTATGTCGTATGAAAGAATAAAAGCGATTGAGGACTACTTATCAAACAAGAAAAAGAAAAAGAAAGAGAATACTCCTGACAATATCAGAAATGCCAGAACACACCTGATAATGGTTTCAAGCGAAATGAGTGAGGAAGAGTTGTCCAACGTTAAAATTTACTACCAAGGTCTGTTAGCCACTTTTCCTTCTATTAGTAACCTCTTAACTACGCTTGCTATAGCAGTGTCAATTTTTGCTGGTTTATTAAGCATTGCCAGTTCCTTTGGCGATGCTGAAAACATATATTTTCGCCCGTTAATTTTAGTCTTATTAGTTATTTCCATTTTATTGCTTCTATTACTCAGAT
This window of the Paenibacillus sp. FSL R10-2734 genome carries:
- a CDS encoding phage portal protein, which translates into the protein MSTTEEVIRIIEKGAASAMTDEEIIKQEIDDWLSSQDRKDMLAGERYYRNKADILERKRMTIGEGGALIEAKNLANNKIVHGFLRKLIDQKAGYLLSKEMSIQTKNKVYDELLTGIFDKGFKRLLKSLLKESSKKGRAWLHVYYDEEGRFRFKKLPSEEIIPLWKDAAHTELDAIIRVYEVEAYEGKKKTTIKKVEFWHSKGVNRYVIGTGSTALPTTSGLIPDVELGEFSSHFAAIDGIEKAEHALNWERIPFICFKYNEDELPLISLLKSLIDDYDRSKSDNSNNLEDIPNSIFKLKGYDGTDLGEFRRNLMIFRSVKVTAEDGADVETMDVNINTEAYKLHTEMTRSDIYEFGRGVDTQADSFATAPSGEALKFLYADLDMDANDIENEFQAALEQLLWFVDKHIFNTTGNDFSEEAVNFLFNRDIVINESQVITDAKNSVGIVSDETILANHPWVTNTKEEIKRKADEEKAALKDMEDYGLQGDSKGNAKPEEDDEK
- a CDS encoding PBSX family phage terminase large subunit translates to MKVKRKIATFKWKPFSRKQLQVLTWWMQGNSPHADKDALICDGAVRSGKTASMSFSFVAWATETFNGENIGMAGKTIGALRRNVIGPLKQMLYSRGYTVVDHRAENYLTISRGLQSNDFYLFGGKDERSQDLIQGITLAGMFFDEVALMPRSFVDQATARCSVDGAKYWFNCNPAGPYHWFKMEWLDQLEMKQAVHLHFTMDDNLSLSERVKERYRRMYSGIFYKRYILGLWVLAEGVIYDMFDREKHMVKTEERRYSKYHVSCDYGTQNPMTFGLWGLFSGVWYKVKEYHYDGRQRSQQKTDDEYYHDLVKFAGDIPIQSVIVDPSAASFIATVRKYGKFIVKKAKNDVIEGILNVASALKTGKILYNDCCKETFREFSSYIWDENAADRGDEKPIKQNDHQMDGDRYFVNTIVMRPASFSFD
- a CDS encoding terminase small subunit yields the protein MPRARDPNRDRALEIWREHGGEITNRQIAEQLDIDEKKVAVWKQRDKWNVVQQSTNKVVQQPKEKKSVVQQKKPKSNKQKKEVARGDPSEVEDELTDKQRMFVLEYMRDFNATRAAMAAGYSKRAAYAIGWENLRKPEIQAEITRLKKQMTAELGLSVHRVIAEYLKIAFADTTDYVDFGTTEEPVIGIDGPTYDEEGDPVTKTVSFVHFKSAYEVDGTLISEVKQGRDGVSIKFYDKMRALKELEKYLGYMDEETKLRVQKLQLEIKGMTPPDANDLPDDGFMEALKGHAREVWADEGEA